The following are encoded together in the Penicillium digitatum chromosome 3, complete sequence genome:
- a CDS encoding Tetratricopeptide-like helical: protein MAGPLDVQSAVSEQEKRTQLEDLIARAAAKDATKDYDSASEMYSQATELQAELNGELSPENADLLYAYGKSLYNVAVSKSDVLGSKVAGEQKPQSGTTSSTNTYSAGSKSASDSLVQDAIAHSMADKSSSTKRADREPEPTESKPFFQFTGDENFVESEDEDEEVAEDDEEDDDFANAFEVLDLARVLYLKKLSAAEENDGGKGKSAVVSSDVKHIKERIADTHDLQAEISLEAERFSEAVTDLRTVLELRNSLYPPEDPSVAECHYKLSLALEFASAQQGGEEDGNNKPKVDEEMRKEAAIQMEYAITSCRVRMAQEEQKLEAEKDEDEDKATTTRRKIANVKEIVIDMEQRLVDLRRPPVSAQQNDQANEVMLKGFLGQIIGQSATDQKAQLEAVSQGATDLSAFVKRKPAKSSQQLETASKRPAEGPAENSSKRSRVDDASS, encoded by the exons ATGGCTGGTCCACTAGATGTTCAATCTGCCGTTTCGGAGCAAGAGAAACGAACCCAACTCGAGGACCTGATTGCACGTGCTGCTGCAAAGGATGCGACCAAAGACTACGACTCTGCCTCCGAGATGTACTCCCAAGCTACCGAACTTCAGGCCGAACTCAATGGCGAGTTGTCCCCGGAGAATGCGGATTTACTCTATGCCTATGGAAAGTCACTGTACAACGTGGCTGTAAGTAAAAGCGATGTCCTTGGCTCCAAGGTAGCCGGCGAGCAGAAACCGCAATCCGGCACTACATCTTCAACAAATACATATTCTGCTGGGTCGAAATCCGCCAGTGATTCTCTTGTTCAAGACGCGATCGCCCATTCTATGGCGGATAAGTCATCTTCCACGAAGCGTGCAGACAGAGAACCAGAGCCCACAGAATCCAAGCCATTCTTCCAATTTACAGGAGATGAAAACTTTGTTGAGTccgaggacgaggatgaggaggttgctgaggatgatgaagaagacgacGATTTCGCCAATGCCTTTGAGGTCCTGGATCTCGCCCGTGTTTTGTACCTTAAGAAGCTGAGTGCTGCAGAGGAAAACGACGGAGGCAAAGGAAAATCGGCTGTGGTGTCCTCGGATGTCAAGCACATTAAAGAAAGAATTGCAGACACACACGATCTTCAAGCAGAAATTTCACTGGAAGCAGAAAGATTTAGTGAAGCAGTTACTGACTTGAGAACTGTTCTCGAATTGAGAAACTCGCTATATCCTCCAGAAGATCCCTCTGTTGCTGAGTGCCATTACAAGCTCTCCCTCGCCCTAGAATTCGCCTCGGCCCAACAAGGTGGTGAGGAGGATGGAAATAACAAACCCAAGGTTGATGAAGAGATGAGGAAAGAAGCTGCTATCCAGATGGAATATGCCATTACCAGCTGCAGGGTCCGAATGGCCCAGGAGGAGCAGAAACTCGAGGCCGAaaaagatgaggatgaagacaAGGCAACTACAACAAGACGAAAGATCGCCAATGTCAAAGAGATTGTGATTGACATGGAGCAAAGG CTTGTTGACCTGCGCCGACCACCTGTCTCAGCTCAGCAGAACGACCAAGCCAACGAGGTTATGCTAAAGGGATTTCTGGGTCAGATTATCGGTCAGTCCGCAACAGACCAGAAAGCTCAGCTTGAAGCAGTTAGCCAGGGAGCAACAGACCTGTCTGCTTTTGTCAAACGTAAGCCTGCAAAGTCATCCCAGCAACTTGAAACTGCCTCAAAAAGACCTGCCGAGGGACCTGCGGAGAACAGCTCCAAGCGGTCTCGCGTTGACGATGCTTCCTCGTAA
- a CDS encoding Ornithine decarboxylase antizyme: MAKYMNNHSMLNRRPPRSTASTTALPRAPGYSGIPEVPSGTKSSISSPPYDMIDSRAERTWPGIRPEYKGEATHNIPEECERLFCDRLSATFLGERNSAGQESLGMDAFQNIQSNQIGHRNDRIKRWTEVWDYSSDAIYRGFVAEHNKERTLFVFFEDRAVEHGLKSGLVTGLHVSWMHLLTVARLSLLALFELADIATFGCSQIVACVSRSQPSDEMELVRSLGWCGFSLTTLAPWVSRGNQGPYFSTKWLFLVAEV; this comes from the exons ATGGCGAAATATATGAATAACCACAGTA TGTTGAACCGTCGACCTCCAAGGTCCACGGCTTCCACTACTGCACTACCCCGGGCGCCG GGGTACAGTGGTATCCCTGAGGTCCCTTCGGGGACTAAATCATCTATTTCAAGTCCTCCCTACGACATGATCGATTCCCGCGCGGAACGAACCTGGCCTGGAATTAGGCCAGAGTACAAAGGGGAGGCAACGCATAACATCCCGGAAGAGTGTGAGAGGCTCTTCTGTGACAGACTGTCTGCGACATTCCTGGGTGAGAGGAATTCCGCGGGACAGGAGTCACTGGGGATGGATGCGTTCCAAAATATCCAGTCAAACCAAATCGGGCACCGGAATGATCGAATCAAGCGATGGACAGAAGTGTGGGACTACTCTAGTGATGCTATCTACCGCGGATTTGTGGCCGAACACAATAAGGAGCGGACATTGTTTGTCTTCTTTGAGGACCGTGCAGTTGAACACGGCCTGAAGTCAGG TTTAGTGACAGGCCTCCATGTGTCTTGGATGCACCTGCTGACCGTCGCCCGCCTCAGCTTGCTTGCTCTGTTTGAACTTGCCGATATTGCCACCTTTGGGTGCTCGCAAATAGTTGCTTGTGTCAGTCGCTCTCAACCCTCAGATGAGATGGAGCTCGTGCGAAGTCTAGGATGGTGTGGATTCAGCCTCACCACCTTGGCACCTTGGGTCTCACGCGGTAACCAAGGGCCATATTTCAGTACTAAATGGCTTTTTTTGGTCGCTGAAGTCTAG
- a CDS encoding DNA polymerase epsilon subunit B, putative yields MATGDPIPSSSPAFGTPARPFRIPKGNAPPKTSILPILLPPSTLRPVAFRTFTRKHNLTISSSALQTLAVFVGKNCGSGWREEGLAERVLDEVAKMWKRAGGGVIVDEGKGASLKIILQTLEGSMSGGRIIVGKTTSQDGSLKASTLGVDDGRVETAGNTSKQGTAQEDDAQLPLHPRNWLKVIDAFDLPRLTYNVDKKYFEVIRSRPSLFPSPSCKTALFRDRYNLVYQRLLRNESFQSSLGVAGVPSLRRSSSNLAHRQSYKMTPIANLLGRTGTSHLLLGLLGISPTGDLSLVDLTGSVALDLSHARMIPEDGAWFAPGMIVLVDGIYEEEEMVKGAALGGNTGIGGAIGGQFVGISICGPPCERRDISLGTSNLHGSGQLSSSGGFGWVDFLGLGSERAQGARMRRIQEKCLRGDQEAPETIRLKVAIMSEVNLDNMKTLDALKKVFNTYNDLSLHERPLAFLLIGNFAQKAIISGGGRAGSIEYKEYFDSLALVLSDFPALLQHSTFVFVPGDNDPWASAFSAGAASTVPRQPIPELFTSRVRRAFATANSELNRSQNPTPAGDAIWTSNPARLSWFGPVHDIAIFRDDISGRLRRSAVNTTLDTESDVEMQELSSSGAGDAVLAAGKSQIEDMGQQQGTKAETASSGASMARRLVKTILDQGTISPFPLPLRPVLWDHASALQLYPLPTALVLADPETASFCMTYEGCHVMNPGRLLPDGGAPMARWIEYDVLRNRGKIREERC; encoded by the coding sequence ATGGCGACAGGGGACCCTATTCCTTCATCCTCGCCTGCATTTGGGACACCAGCACGTCCATTTCGAATACCCAAGGGAAATGCGCCTCCCAAAACTTCAATCTTACCAATCCTGCTCCCTCCATCAACCTTACGTCCAGTTGCTTTTCGAACTTTCACCCGCAAACACAACCTCACAATATCATCCTCTGCACTTCAAACACTAGCAGTGTTTGTGGGCAAGAACTGTGGCTCGGGATGGCGCGAGGAAGGCCTAGCAGAGCGAGTCCTAGATGAGGTTGCTAAGATGTGGAAAAGAGCCGGTGGAGGCGTGATTGTCGATGAAGGGAAGGGAGCGTCCCTAAAGATAATACTGCAAACCCTCGAGGGCAGTATGAGTGGCGGGAGGATTATTGTTGGGAAAACGACATCCCAAGATGGTTCCTTGAAGGCATCCACCCTGGGTGTAGATGACGGGCGAGTTGAAACAGCAGGCAATACCTCTAAACAAGGGACTGCCCAGGAAGACGACGCACAGCTGCCACTTCATCCAAGGAATTGGCTCAAGGTGATTGACGCGTTTGATCTTCCGCGCTTGACATATAACGTCGACAAGAAATACTTCGAAGTCATAAGGTCAAGGCCATCCTTGTTTCCATCACCATCTTGCAAAACTGCACTATTCCGAGATCGATATAATCTTGTATATCAGCGACTACTCCGGAATGAATCTTTTCAGAGCTCATTGGGTGTCGCTGGTGTTCCTTCACTGCGACGTTCATCATCCAATCTCGCCCACCGACAATCCTATAAAATGACACCGATCGCAAATTTGCTGGGCAGAACTGGAACCTCGCACCTACTATTAGGGCTGCTTGGAATTTCTCCTACTGGAGACTTGTCCTTGGTGGACTTGACTGGAAGTGTAGCATTGGACTTGAGCCATGCCCGAATGATACCCGAAGATGGCGCGTGGTTTGCGCCAGGCATGATTGTACTTGTCGATGGAATCtatgaagaggaagaaatgGTTAAAGGTGCTGCATTGGGAGGGAACACAGGAATCGGGGGCGCAATCGGAGGTCAGTTTGTCGGTATATCAATCTGTGGACCCCCTTGTGAGCGACGTGATATCTCACTAGGAACAAGCAACCTCCACGGCAGCGGACAGCTGAGCTCTAGTGGTGGATTTGGGTGGGTTGACTTCCTCGGATTGGGAAGTGAACGTGCCCAGGGTGCACGAATGAGAAGAATCCAGGAAAAATGCCTACGAGGAGACCAGGAAGCACCGGAAACCATTAGGCTCAAAGTCGCCATCATGAGTGAAGTCAATCTAGACAACATGAAGACACTTGACGCCCTGAAAAAGGTCTTCAACACCTACAATGATCTGTCTCTTCATGAACGTCCACTAGCCTTTTTATTAATCGGAAATTTCGCACAAAAAGCCATCATCAGTGGAGGTGGCCGAGCCGGGAGCATCGAATACAAGGAATACTTCGACTCATTGGCGCTGGTTTTATCTGATTTCCCAGCGTTGCTACAACACTCGACCTTTGTCTTTGTGCCAGGCGACAATGATCCTTGGGCATCGGCATTCTCTGCTGGTGCAGCCTCAACAGTACCACGACAACCCATTCCGGAATTGTTCACCTCTCGAGTCAGACGTGCATTTGCGACAGCGAACTCAGAGCTGAACAGGTCACAAAACCCTACACCGGCGGGTGATGCAATTTGGACTTCAAATCCGGCACGTCTTTCGTGGTTCGGGCCTGTGCATGACATCGCCATCTTTCGAGATGATATCTCGGGAAGACTGAGACGCAGCGCTGTCAACACCACCCTTGACACCGAATCAGATGTTGAAATGCAGGAACTCTCGAGCAGTGGTGCTGGTGATGCTGTCTTGGCTGCGGGTAAAAGCCAGATCGAAGACATGGGCCAGCAACAGGGCACCAAGGCTGAAACCGCCTCGTCTGGAGCGTCAATGGCCCGAAGACTCGTCAAGACCATCCTGGACCAAGGGACAATCTCCCCATTTCCGCTACCACTGCGGCCCGTCCTATGGGACCATGCCTCAGCCCTGCAGTTGTACCCTCTGCCAACCGCATTGGTACTTGCAGACCCCGAGACCGCATCGTTTTGCATGACCTATGAGGGCTGTCACGTCATGAATCCCGGGCGCTTGCTACCAGATGGTGGTGCTCCCATGGCCAGATGGATCGAGTACGATGTGTTACGCAATCGAGGGAAGATCAGGGAAGAGCGCTGTTAA
- a CDS encoding Major facilitator superfamily domain, general substrate transporter, with the protein MSVQENVESLPQYPGDDTRPTSKRELAGWYCYGWAAEVFVVCAMGSFLPITLEQMARDRGVLLSDKTTPCSATWSPSLPPPGLDAPVYLPRVSDGGQCIIYFLGAEINTASFALYTFSLSVMVQAFLIITMSGAADHGTYRKKLLIVFALTGSIATMLFLAVVPKVYLLGGLLAIISNTCFGVSFVLLNSFLPVLVRHHPSLKESEEPRLSGGNVTSTIVGSLCYSTEDIDHTNVDDSTPLLGPTRDATKTSAATITSLELRLSTRISSNGIGIGYIGAVILQVLSILVVVVVRPPTFSLRLVLFLIGLWWFIFTIPAALWLRTRPGPPLLGIDGKPLHSWIGYMAYAWKSLWKTVTRARQLKDIVIFLAAWFLLSDGIATVSGTAVLFAKTQLNMKPAALGLINVIVMLAGVFGAFSWSYISNFFNLRASQTIIACIILFELIPLYGLLGFIPAVQRVGLGLHQPWEMYPLGAVYGLVMGGLSSYCRSFFGQLIPPGYEAAFYALYAITDKGSSVFGPAIVGAITDRYGEIRPAFMFLAVLIIVPLPLMLLVDVDRGRRDALALGAELDGIRQGSEVGTISDGQTTQDAIEGGI; encoded by the exons ATGAGTGTACAAGAGAATGTTGAATCTCTTCCTCAATATCCTGGTGATGACACCCGGCCTACCAGCAAGAGGGAGCTTGCTGGCTGGTATTGCTACGGCTGGGCTGCCGAGGTTTTTGTAGTATGTGCTATGG GTTCATTTCTTCCGATAACGCTGGAGCAGATGGCTCGGGATCGGGGCGTTTTATTGTCTGACAAAACCACACCATGCAGCGCAACTTGGAGCCCCTCGCTGCCACCGCCAGGCTTGGATGCACCAGTATATCTTCCCCGGGTGTCAGACGGTGGCCAGTGCATCATTTACTTCCTCGGCGCTGAAATCAACACGGCAAGCTTTGCCTTATATACTTTTTCTTTGAGTGTCATGGTTCAAGCATTCCTGATCATTACAATGTCAGGAGCCGCTGACCATGGAACATATCGCAAGAAACTCTTGATTGTTTTTGCTCTTACTGGTTCGATTGCGACCATGTTATTCTTGGCTGTGGTCCCCAAAGTTTACCTCTTAGGTGGGCTGCTTGCTATCATTTCGAATACTTGTTTTGGTGTGTCTTTTGTCCTTTTGAACTCGTTTCTGCCTGTTCTGGTCCGCCACCACCCATCGCTTAAGGAAAGCGAGGAGCCGAGGCTATCAGGGGGTAATGTAACGAGCACTATAGTCGGCTCTTTGTGTTATTCCACCGAGGATATTGACCACACAAACGTGGACGACTCGACGCCGCTACTCGGGCCTACTAGGGACGCTACGAAGACGTCTGCTGCCACTATCACCTCCCTAGAGCTAAGACTCTCTACCAGAATCTCGTCCAATGGCATCGGTATAGGCTACATCGGTGCAGTCATTCTGCAGGTGCTTTCTATCCTGGTTGTTGTGGTCGTGCGCCCACCAACATTCTCATTACGCCTTGTGCTCTTCTTGATTGGGCTATGGTGGTTTATTTTTACCATCCCAGCAGCCTTGTGGCTGCGCACTCGGCCAGGCCCGCCTTTACTGGGCATTGACGGCAAACCGCTTCATTCGTGGATCGGATATATGGCCTATGCCTGGAAATCTCTTTGGAAAACCGTGACGCGGGCGCGGCAACTGAAAGATATCGTGATATTCCTTGCTGCCTGGTTCCTTCTCAGTGACGGAATTGCCACAGTCAGTGGCACTGCTGTGCTGTTCGCAAAAACCCAACTGAACATGAAGCCTGCTGCCCTGGGACTGATCAATGTGATCGTCATGCTTGCAGGAGTATTCGGTGCATTCTCTTGGAGCTATATATCGAATTTCTTCAATCTACGAGCCTCCCAGACAATCATTGCATGCATTATCCTGTTTGAGCTCATTCCGCTGTATGGTCTTCTTGGCTTCATCCCAGCTGTGCAACGCGTGGGGCTTGGTCTCCATCAGCCCTGGGAAATGTATCCTTTGGGGGCTGTTTATGGTCTTGTCATGGGTGGACTGTCATCATACTGTCGAAGCTTCTTCGGGCAACTCATTCCCCCAGGCTACGAGGCGGCTTTCTACGCCCTTTATGCAATTACCGATAAGGGGTCCAGTGTTTTTGGGCCAGCCATTGTTGGCGCCATTACGGATCGCTACGGTGAGATTCGACCGGCGTTTATGTTCTTGGCAGTTTTAATTATTGTGCCACTCCCACTTATGCTTTTGGTAGATGTTGACCGTGGGAGACGAGATGCTTTAGCGTTGGGAGCCGAATTGGATGGCATCCGGCAAGGATCCGAAGTTGGGACCATATCCGATGGTCAGACCACACAGGATGCGATTGAGGGTGGAATATGA
- a CDS encoding RNA polymerase II holoenzyme/mediator complex component Rgr1, putative, with product MPGVVMDNVNIEGSVRRPGLNEARNGAPNTFDHPDKYDLLSGMNGSFYVNGTSSGIAASTAESVPTSPFKLPHITQGFFPFGTLVNRSVQECWNELSELITELATIQVPALGGSMLNNGKSAGNQSSENVHKKLRLLDFAHSKRAEFIKLLVLSQWSRQAADVSKLIDIQGFIRTRHQSYDAALQYVGEVKRDLVRAQVANPDLKTAVEVLSKGRVASLPDLGYKPHRPLTARVTLKKLLKLNRIISVRLALHDSVPPPLRNYRVHDGRVTFTISNEFELDLSVAEESKTSQFFFVDIRFLFSPSSPIPKGRIFNELDGKINDLLRDDGLVGCFQFLHGLVLTNKINILFKQAVDLSRGLWADALHIELLHRTLVVQYWPQRSGPKSWLEIGVKSGHRGGSSSDPKPGISHLGFRWMRDGQQVSSDAIRFNPDDLSMELILRSVIALHASHLLSTAFTTLKKHVLFSNHTLSIQAQLSPTEPGDCLLDVQLTASRSIRVSIEPMSGSITLWGTPHVLERPDGDRGLYKSSIEEILSRVARLRCINAVDEIEFGTKALGLEPVNQRVLGLDPRKLFPPGVMRTAFFTHRLWNRHWVAAATSSMDGDHWWLVELRPTEAAKTVSSYSIGDHCMGVPQAHVVSETLVPPQRRLDYTTCAELVHGLTGILAIHANARYLADLPTMHFWPSLKELHLGTDFTVSDLLFNYSSTALPPAFRVALPFGIKKQSQFKEMIRLVFHGIDSQSRSVIMMAHGALKTRVKSLVPLVSNMDSSLIIEDKGAGFALRLLVPAGHSVVACLFELLQRLEGVLSILQSLIWKGMEPKSLSLSRIDFAYGPENKFSAFFDISAEGPSLSDYVDIADAVSKTKPLFQLKLGIKFKSSSPHRRIQEPLTVALNQRFTEAGVESTLQLLATTLPLLRSLDQITAQSNQTDLSIVQIIARKSTVYLIHYPQLKSRFHLSAVMHQDRLVWMLRDANGMDQSGRGQIAAFIQEKLYQSKGDGWNGLGDGAVASINKVGNLILELHECLNAPHLQLDREVEAKPEQIPNQLHIKGSTSVAPQAMGNTDVITID from the exons ATGCCCGGTGTCGTCATGGACAATGTCAACATCGAGGGATCTGTGCGCCGGCCAGGCCTCAATGAGGCTAGAAATGGTGCACCTAATACCTTTGATCATCCAGATAAGTATGATCTTCTCTCTGGTATGAATGGATCCTTTTATGTCAATGGCACATCGAGTGGGATTGCTGCTTCGACAGCGGAAAGCGTACCGACATCGCCATTCAAACTGCCACATATCACACAAGGGTTCTTTCCGTTCGGGACATTGGTCAATCGCTCAGTGCAAGAATGTTGGAATGAGCTCTCGGAGTTGATTACAGAGCTGGCTACGATACAAGTGCCAGCCTTGGGTGGTTCGATGCTAAACAATGGAAAATCAGCCGGCAACCAGTCATCGGAGAATGTGCATAAGAAATTGCGACTCTTGGATTTCGCTCATTCCAAGAGAGCCGAGTTCATCAAACTCCTAGTCCTCTCGCAATGGAGTCGACAAGCTGCAGATGTCAGCAAACTCATTGATATTCAAGGGTTTATTCGCACACGACACCAGTCATACGACGCAGCTCTCCAGTATGTCGGTGAAGTGAAACGAGATCTTGTTCGAGCACAGGTCGCCAACCCGGATTTAAAAACTGCGGTGGAGGTACTATCAAAGGGACGAGTGGCCTCTTTGCCTGAT CTTGGTTACAAACCTCACAGGCCACTGACAGCACGAGTAACACTCAAAAAGCTACTCAAACTCAACCGAATTATTAGCGTGCGATTGGCATTACACGATTCAGTGCCGCCGCCACTGCGCAACTACCGGGTCCACGATGGCCGGGTGACATTCACGATTTCTAATGAATTTGAACTTGATCTCTCAGTCGCGGAAGAGTCAAAAACATCACAGTTTTTCTTTGTGGACATTCGCTTCCTTTTCTCGCCATCATCGCCTATCCCAAAGGGTCGAATATTCAATGAACTTGATGGTAAAATTAACGATTTACTCCGTGATGATGGTTTGGTGGGATGTTTCCAATTCCTTCATGGTCTCGTTCTTACGAATAAAATCAACATTCTCTTCAAGCAAGCCGTGGACCTTTCTCGGGGCCTCTGGGCAGATGCGTTACATATCGAGCTACTACATCGTACGCTTGTCGTTCAGTATTGGCCTCAGAGATCGGGGCCGAAGAGCTGGCTTGAAATCGGAGTCAAGAGTGGTCACCGCGGTGGTAGTTCTAGCGACCCGAAGCCTGGGATATCTCATCTCGGCTTCCGATGGATGCGCGACGGCCAGCAGGTCAGCAGCGATGCCATTAGGTTCAACCCTGATGATCTATCTATGGAGCTTATACTAAGAAGCGTCATCGCATTGCACGCGTCACATCTTCTCTCTACCGCATTTACCACCCTTAAAAAGCATGTTCTTTTCTCGAATCACACACTATCAATACAGGCTCAACTATCACCAACAGAACCTGGAGATTGTCTCCTTGATGTGCAACTCACAGCCTCGCGTTCTATTCGGGTTTCCATTGAACCCATGTCAGGGTCCATTACCCTATGGGGGACACCACATGTGCTTGAACGTCCCGACGGTGATCGGGGGCTCTATAAATCATCGATAGAGGAAATTTTATCTCGTGTCGCCCGCCTGCGATGTATCAATGCGGTTGATGAGATTGAGTTCGGCACAAAGGCACTCGGTCTCGAACCTGTGAATCAACGAGTACTTGGGCTTGATCCCCGCAAGCTCTTCCCTCCTGGTGTAATGCGGACCGCTTTCTTCACCCATCGGCTTTGGAACCGGCACTGGGTCGCTGCAGCAACCAGTAGCATGGATGGTGACCACTGGTGGCTTGTTGAGCTTCGGCCAACCGAGGCAGCGAAAACGGTATCATCGTATAGTATTGGCGACCATTGCATGGGGGTTCCGCAGGCTCATGTGGTCAGTGAAACTCTCGTTCCTCCGCAAAGACGACTCGACTACACAACGTGTGCCGAGCTGGTCCATGGGCTCACTGGAATCCTGGCTATCCACGCCAATGCGCGTTATCTGGCAGACTTGCCAACCATGCACTTCTGGCCATCATTGAAAGAATTGCACCTAGGAACGGATTTCACAGTCTCGGATCTCTTATTCAACTATAGTTCGACTGCACTTCCACCTGCTTTCCGGGTCGCCTTGCCTTTTGGGATAAAGAAGCAGTCGCAATTCAAAGAAATGATTCGACTGGTTTTCCATGGAATAGACAGCCAGAGTCGCTCTGTCATAATGATGGCTCACGGCGCTTTGAAAACCCGCGTCAAATCCTTGGTCCCACTCGTCTCAAATATGGATTCTTCGTTGATCATTGAAGATAAGGGTGCTGGCTTCGCACTTCGTTTGCTTGTGCCAGCCGGACATTCTGTTGTCGCTTGTCTTTTTGAACTCTTACAGCGACTGGAGGGTGTTCTCTCCATTCTCCAGTCCCTCATCTGGAAGGGAATGGAGCCTAAATCTCTGTCGTTGTCGCGAATTGATTTTGCGTACGGGCCCGAGAACAAATTTTCTGCTTTCTTTGATATCAGCGCCGAAGGGCCTTCTTTGTCCGACTACGTTGACATTGCAGATGCTGTTTCGAAGACCAAGCCTCTTTTTCAACTGAAACTGGGCATCAAATTCAAAAGCTCCAGCCCTCATCGCCGAATTCAAGAGCCCTTAACTGTGGCTTTGAACCAGCGGTTCACTGAAGCTGGTGTTGAGTCAACCCTCCAGCTCTTAGCTACCACACTTCCTCTGCTGCGGTCATTAGATCAAATCACTGCTCAATCGAATCAGACGGATCTGTCAATTGTACAAATCATCGCGCGCAAATCGACTGTATACCTAATTCACTATCCTCAGCTGAAGTCTCGTTTCCACTTGAGTGCAGTGATGCACCAGGACCGCTTGGTCTGGATGTTAAGGGATGCCAACGGAATGGATCAGTCTGGTCGGGGCCAGATCGCAGCTTTTATACAAGAGAAACTCTACCAGTCAAAAGGCGATGGCTGGAATGGCCTTGGAGATGGAGCGGTAGCGAGCATCAACAAGGTTGGGAACCTCATACTCGAGCTGCACGAGTGCCTTAATGCTCCCCATCTTCAGCTCGACAGAGAGGTGGAAGCCAAACCCGAGCAAATCCCGAACCAATTGCACATCAAAGGCTCGACATCTGTCGCTCCACAAGCCATGGGAAATACCGATGTCATTACCATTGATTAA
- a CDS encoding Yippee-like protein, whose translation MSKERVKTFHFPKFLLPSVSSTIHSAGPSSTDHRPQNTKTEKYLDGHVSYLCCAGCASHLCLTSQIISKGFTGRHGRAYLVSAEPVATAVSVSASSSHTASLPNTILQRPVPRQLVTGVHTVSDVSCTFCYSVLGWKYVAAEEESQRYKVGKFILETKKIAASSCWESPSGVDQTMQADLQNEIKSGPADTEFDSQDEDECEDLFAGIWSPGLAARRRNRDIKRRTAMWGIS comes from the coding sequence ATGTCTAAGGAGCGCGTCAAAACTTTCCATTTCCCCAAATTTCTACTTCCTTCTGTTTCTTCCACCATACACAGTGCGGGGCCCTCTTCAACAGACCATAGACCGCAAAACACGAAGACCGAGAAGTATCTCGACGGCCATGTTTCCTATCTGTGCTGTGCAGGCTGTGCCTCGCATCTTTGCTTGACCTCTCAAATTATTAGCAAAGGGTTTACAGGTCGCCACGGCCGTGCCTATCTTGTGTCGGCGGAGCCAGTGGCCACTGCTGTGTCGGTCAGCGCGTCGTCTTCACATACAGCCTCACTCCCCAATACAATATTGCAGCGCCCAGTTCCTCGCCAGCTTGTTACAGGGGTACATACGGTCAGTGATGTTAGCTGCACATTCTGTTACAGTGTCCTAGGCTGGAAGTATGTTGCTGCTGAAGAAGAGTCGCAGCGGTACAAGGTTGGCAAGTTCATTCTGGAAACCAAGAAAATTGCCGCCTCTTCATGCTGGGAATCCCCCTCCGGTGTGGATCAGACTATGCAAGCCGATCTCCAAAATGAAATCAAATCTGGCCCAGCAGATACTGAGTTTGACAGCCAGGACGAAGATGAGTGTGAGGACTTGTTCGCTGGAATCTGGAGCCCTGGACTTGCTGCACGTCGAAGAAATCGTGACATCAAACGTCGTACTGCGATGTGGGGAATCTCATAA